A region of Vitis riparia cultivar Riparia Gloire de Montpellier isolate 1030 chromosome 1, EGFV_Vit.rip_1.0, whole genome shotgun sequence DNA encodes the following proteins:
- the LOC117913829 gene encoding tetratricopeptide repeat protein 38 isoform X1 — protein MGEEVKVDKWGYEVNTSSDACISAINAYYHQLMIYGRERSVILEAPLRDQHCVLANILAAHFLCSNDPSRAPLHIQAAKSRLQQASAYEKAVFDAVSCLISQDRDDDLALELHSKLLKDFPRDLVSLKRAQVFCFYMGRPDLSFNLVQQVLHENQNENYIYGMLAFSLLECGQMEDAEKAAKRGFEINKQDCWSQHALCHVLQYECRFKEAVEFMVECSSSWSLCSSFMLTHNWWHVSLCYLEGHSSIRKVLEVYDDYIWKELERPDAASAEVYLNALGLLLRVYVRGHAVVFEDRLKTLVSRLTDQSTWYIEWHLDLLTIWALASTGELVKAEALLQGLKSRLSRMSMKKQQTMQRGILLAEALYEYGRGNHKRALELLGPDFNANHCKMIGASDEQLDVFNELWYSMLLSTGQATKAIEVIEKQVKNREGVPFLWRLLERGYSMTGKQEARVAGEKAMALETSYFK, from the exons ATGGGGGAGGAAGTGAAAGTGGATAAATGGGGGTATGAGGTGAACACCTCCTCCGATGCTTGCATCTCTGCCATCAACGCATACTACCACCAG TTGATGATTTACGGGAGAGAGAGGTCCGTGATTCTGGAAGCGCCGCTTCGCGATCAACACTGCGTATTAGCCAACATATTGGCTGCTCATTTCCTCTGCTCCAACGATCCTTCCCGTGCTCCGCTCCACATTCAGGCCGCCAAGTCTCGCCTC CAACAAGCCTCCGCATATGAGAAAGCGGTTTTCGATGCCGTCAGCTGTTTGATTTCCCAGGACAGGGATGATGATCTTGCTCTGGAGTTGCACTCTAAG TTATTAAAAGATTTTCCAAGAGATCTGGTATCTTTAAAGAGGGCTCAAGTGTTTTGCTTTTACATGGGTCGACCTGATCTATCTTTCAATCTTGTTCAACAG GTTCTACATGAAAACCAGaatgaaaattacatttatgGCATGCTTGCCTTTAGTTTATTAGAGTGTGGTCAAATGGAAGATGCTGAAAAAGCTGCAAAAAGGGGATTTGAGATCAACAAGCAAGATTGCTGGTCACAACATGCT TTGTGCCATGTTCTTCAATATGAGTGTCGTTTCAAAGAAGCAGTAGAGTTCATGGTAGAATGCTCATCCTCATGGAGTTTGTGTTCATCTTTCAT GTTGACACACAACTGGTGGCATGTTTCTCTTTGTTACTTAGAAGGTCATTCCTCAATCAGAAAAGTCCTGGAGGTTTATGACGATTATATCTGGAAGGAGTTGGAAAGACCTGACGCTGCATCTGCAGAG GTGTACTTGAATGCTCTGGGATTGTTATTGCGGGTATATGTGCGAGGTCATGCTGTTGTCTTTGAGGACCGTCTGAAGACCTTAGTGAGCCGTTTGACAGATCAA TCCACCTGGTATATAGAATGGCACCTTGATTTGCTGACAATATGGGCTTTGGCTAGCACTGGAGAATTGGTTAAAGCAGAGGCTTTACTCCAGGGCTTGAAATCCAG GCTTTCTAGGATGAGCATGAAGAAGCAACAAACCATGCAGAGAGGGATTCTG CTTGCAGAAGCCCTATACGAGTATGGTAGGGGTAACCACAAACGAGCACTGGAATTGCTTGGTCCAGATTTTAATGCCAATCACTGTAAG ATGATTGGGGCATCAGATGAACAGCTTGATGTTTTTAATGAACTTTGGTACAGCATGTTGCTGAGCACGGGACAAGCTACGAAGG CAATTGAAGTGATTGAAAAGCAGGTTAAGAATAGGGAAGGAGTCCCTTTCTTGTGGCGTCTGTTG GAGAGAGGTTACTCCATGACTGGCAAGCAGGAAGCGAGGGTTGCAGGCGAGAAAGCTATGGCTTTGGAGACTTCATATTTCAAATAG
- the LOC117913829 gene encoding tetratricopeptide repeat protein 38 isoform X2 produces the protein MIYGRERSVILEAPLRDQHCVLANILAAHFLCSNDPSRAPLHIQAAKSRLQQASAYEKAVFDAVSCLISQDRDDDLALELHSKLLKDFPRDLVSLKRAQVFCFYMGRPDLSFNLVQQVLHENQNENYIYGMLAFSLLECGQMEDAEKAAKRGFEINKQDCWSQHALCHVLQYECRFKEAVEFMVECSSSWSLCSSFMLTHNWWHVSLCYLEGHSSIRKVLEVYDDYIWKELERPDAASAEVYLNALGLLLRVYVRGHAVVFEDRLKTLVSRLTDQSTWYIEWHLDLLTIWALASTGELVKAEALLQGLKSRLSRMSMKKQQTMQRGILLAEALYEYGRGNHKRALELLGPDFNANHCKMIGASDEQLDVFNELWYSMLLSTGQATKAIEVIEKQVKNREGVPFLWRLLERGYSMTGKQEARVAGEKAMALETSYFK, from the exons ATGATTTACGGGAGAGAGAGGTCCGTGATTCTGGAAGCGCCGCTTCGCGATCAACACTGCGTATTAGCCAACATATTGGCTGCTCATTTCCTCTGCTCCAACGATCCTTCCCGTGCTCCGCTCCACATTCAGGCCGCCAAGTCTCGCCTC CAACAAGCCTCCGCATATGAGAAAGCGGTTTTCGATGCCGTCAGCTGTTTGATTTCCCAGGACAGGGATGATGATCTTGCTCTGGAGTTGCACTCTAAG TTATTAAAAGATTTTCCAAGAGATCTGGTATCTTTAAAGAGGGCTCAAGTGTTTTGCTTTTACATGGGTCGACCTGATCTATCTTTCAATCTTGTTCAACAG GTTCTACATGAAAACCAGaatgaaaattacatttatgGCATGCTTGCCTTTAGTTTATTAGAGTGTGGTCAAATGGAAGATGCTGAAAAAGCTGCAAAAAGGGGATTTGAGATCAACAAGCAAGATTGCTGGTCACAACATGCT TTGTGCCATGTTCTTCAATATGAGTGTCGTTTCAAAGAAGCAGTAGAGTTCATGGTAGAATGCTCATCCTCATGGAGTTTGTGTTCATCTTTCAT GTTGACACACAACTGGTGGCATGTTTCTCTTTGTTACTTAGAAGGTCATTCCTCAATCAGAAAAGTCCTGGAGGTTTATGACGATTATATCTGGAAGGAGTTGGAAAGACCTGACGCTGCATCTGCAGAG GTGTACTTGAATGCTCTGGGATTGTTATTGCGGGTATATGTGCGAGGTCATGCTGTTGTCTTTGAGGACCGTCTGAAGACCTTAGTGAGCCGTTTGACAGATCAA TCCACCTGGTATATAGAATGGCACCTTGATTTGCTGACAATATGGGCTTTGGCTAGCACTGGAGAATTGGTTAAAGCAGAGGCTTTACTCCAGGGCTTGAAATCCAG GCTTTCTAGGATGAGCATGAAGAAGCAACAAACCATGCAGAGAGGGATTCTG CTTGCAGAAGCCCTATACGAGTATGGTAGGGGTAACCACAAACGAGCACTGGAATTGCTTGGTCCAGATTTTAATGCCAATCACTGTAAG ATGATTGGGGCATCAGATGAACAGCTTGATGTTTTTAATGAACTTTGGTACAGCATGTTGCTGAGCACGGGACAAGCTACGAAGG CAATTGAAGTGATTGAAAAGCAGGTTAAGAATAGGGAAGGAGTCCCTTTCTTGTGGCGTCTGTTG GAGAGAGGTTACTCCATGACTGGCAAGCAGGAAGCGAGGGTTGCAGGCGAGAAAGCTATGGCTTTGGAGACTTCATATTTCAAATAG